In the Flagellimonas sp. HMM57 genome, one interval contains:
- a CDS encoding OmpA family protein codes for MLKRILLLLIVFSGYTANTLFAQEEQTPDKQQARIKARADERYNEYSFSPAIDIYKKVLDKGFVSIDLLKRLGNSYYFNAKYEQASNVYKKLIETYPKKTEPDYYFRYAQSLKTVGKYEDASQMMQQFKEMTSDAENADVFDEDYLATIEKNSGRYSIKPFEYNSKYSDFAASFYKQGLIFSSDRDTGNLARYRHTWNSKDFLDLYKVNADSVSNNTVVKLEGDVNTRLHESTSIISKDGTTMYFTRNNFLDGKKYKDQNGVIRLKIYSAQLIDGEWTNVLELPFNNDSYSVAHPVLSPDEKRLYFVSDMPGALGESDIFMTEIIGDGTYGPIVNLGKNINTRARETFPFITKDGILYFSSDGHQGLGGLDVFATKITFGNFNEPVVNVGKPVNGPYDDFAFIIDDGSNEGYFSSNRIGGLGEDDIYQFTENEPLVLDCLQDVTGTVRDRISNEILVGATVKIIDEENNEVSSTITDSKGNYVLGLDCAKGNFVRASRDGYVPAEEFLNKSYGKPRIVDFYLERDMVTGGFGDDLAKLLQLSTIYFDLNKYDIRPDAEIEIQKVIVAMEKYPSLKIKVNSHTDSRGNDAYNLWLSQKRAESTVAYMISKGISADRLEGEGYGETKLVNECANGTPCSKEKHQLNRRSEFIIFE; via the coding sequence ATGCTAAAAAGAATACTTCTACTACTTATTGTTTTTTCAGGATATACGGCAAACACATTATTTGCCCAAGAAGAACAGACTCCCGATAAACAGCAAGCAAGAATTAAAGCTCGTGCAGATGAGCGTTATAACGAATATTCGTTCAGTCCGGCTATAGACATTTATAAAAAAGTACTTGATAAAGGATTTGTTTCTATTGACTTATTAAAGCGATTGGGGAATTCCTACTATTTCAATGCGAAATATGAACAAGCTTCCAATGTCTACAAAAAATTAATTGAAACCTATCCTAAAAAAACTGAACCAGATTATTACTTTAGGTATGCCCAGAGCTTAAAGACAGTAGGTAAATATGAAGACGCTTCGCAGATGATGCAGCAGTTCAAGGAAATGACATCGGACGCGGAAAATGCAGATGTATTCGATGAAGATTATTTGGCCACTATAGAAAAGAATTCAGGAAGATATAGTATCAAACCCTTCGAGTACAATAGTAAATACTCCGACTTTGCAGCATCTTTCTACAAGCAAGGACTTATTTTTTCATCGGATAGAGATACTGGAAATTTAGCACGATACAGACACACGTGGAATTCCAAGGATTTTTTGGATTTGTATAAAGTGAATGCGGACAGTGTTTCTAATAATACTGTTGTGAAATTAGAAGGAGATGTTAATACAAGACTTCACGAGTCTACGTCTATAATTTCAAAAGATGGCACAACAATGTATTTTACAAGAAATAATTTCTTGGATGGAAAAAAATACAAAGATCAGAATGGAGTTATCCGTTTAAAAATCTATAGTGCCCAGTTGATCGATGGCGAATGGACAAATGTTTTGGAACTTCCGTTTAACAACGATTCATATTCAGTAGCTCACCCAGTATTGAGCCCGGACGAAAAAAGATTGTACTTTGTTTCAGACATGCCGGGAGCATTGGGAGAATCTGATATTTTTATGACTGAGATTATTGGTGATGGTACCTATGGTCCAATAGTTAATTTGGGAAAGAATATCAATACAAGAGCTCGGGAGACTTTTCCATTTATCACAAAAGATGGCATACTCTATTTCTCGTCAGACGGACATCAAGGACTTGGGGGATTGGATGTTTTTGCAACCAAGATTACCTTTGGAAATTTTAATGAACCCGTAGTAAATGTCGGTAAACCAGTAAATGGACCATATGATGATTTCGCTTTTATCATTGATGATGGAAGTAATGAAGGATACTTTTCATCCAATAGAATAGGTGGCCTTGGAGAGGACGATATTTATCAATTTACAGAAAATGAACCGCTGGTGCTTGACTGTTTGCAAGATGTGACTGGTACAGTTAGAGATAGGATTTCCAATGAAATTTTGGTTGGAGCTACAGTTAAGATTATAGATGAGGAAAACAATGAAGTTTCATCGACCATAACAGATTCAAAAGGAAACTACGTCTTGGGCTTGGACTGTGCAAAAGGAAATTTTGTTAGAGCCTCTAGAGATGGTTATGTACCTGCAGAAGAATTTCTGAATAAATCCTATGGCAAGCCTAGGATTGTGGATTTTTATTTGGAACGTGATATGGTAACAGGCGGTTTTGGAGATGATTTGGCAAAACTCTTACAATTAAGTACAATTTATTTTGATTTAAATAAATATGACATTCGCCCAGATGCAGAAATAGAGATTCAGAAAGTTATCGTGGCGATGGAAAAATATCCCAGCCTTAAAATAAAGGTTAATTCCCACACTGACAGCAGAGGCAATGATGCCTATAACCTATGGTTGTCTCAAAAAAGAGCGGAATCTACTGTAGCTTATATGATTTCAAAAGGAATTTCAGCGGACAGACTGGAAGGAGAAGGGTATGGCGAGACAAAATTGGTCAATGAGTGTGCAAATGGAACGCCTTGTTCCAAAGAAAAACATCAGCTTAACCGTAGATCTGAATTTATTATTTTCGAATAA
- a CDS encoding gliding motility-associated C-terminal domain-containing protein, which yields MEKITFLNLKKKVLYSLFLITGLALYITITSFTAIPDNIAVEESKKKDTDGDGVPDDKDIDIDGDGILNTVEDKNEDGDNCYWTNPTDTDGDGVPDYLDIDSDNDGILDNVEAQTTKGFQAASGMDKDKNGLDDSYESCPGAGEGIMPIDTDADYIPDYLDIDSDNDGILDNVEAQTTVDYLAPCGVDKDKNGLDDHYESCPGGGEGITPIDTDSDHHPDFRDIDSDNDGIIDNVEAQDPDHFQAPCGMDKDKNGLDDHYESYPGGGEGITPINSDNDPLPNFRDIDSDDDGIPDNVEGQSTAGYIPPSGKDDDKDGLDNAYEGSGDEGINPENTDGEDKPDYLDDDSDNDLVPDNNEGNDFNFDGIPDQTYTGVDTDNDGLDDGYEGSDVNDGYDVNDEIDDPANDLPDTDGTEDVNYRDFDDDGDGIDTPDEDVDGDGDPTNDDTDGDGTPDYLDPNGDGTDTDGDGVPDVVDLDDDNDGILDSVEDPNLDNDNDPLTNPLDSDGDGRPDHLDIDSDDDGIPDNVEAQPTNGYIPPNDDDAATYAANQGVNSAYIGGLTPENTDGDDEPDYLDDDSDNDLVMDNNEGNDFNFDGIPDQTYTGVDTDNDGLDDGYEGSDVNDGYDVNDEIDDPANDLPDTDGTEDVNYRDFDDDGDGIDTPDEDVDGDGDPTNDDTDGDGTPDYLDPNGDGTDTDGDGVPDVVDLDDDNDGILDSVEDPNLDNDNDPLTNPLDSDGDGRPDHLDIDSDNDGIPDNVEAQSTEGYIAPNDDDAAMYLANQGVNSAYIGGLTPVNTDGEDEPDYLDDDSDNDLVPDNNEGNDFNFDGIPDQTYTGVDTDNDGLDDGYEGSDVNDGYDVNDEIDDPANDLPDTDGTEDVNYRDFDDDGDGIDTPDEDVNGDGDPTNDDTDGDGTPDYLDPIGNVIDAVDDMYTSTSSGGVISDSNILLNDTLNGESITLLDVILTSNATNELTINEDGSIRVVPGTPDGSYTIDYTICEADNPDNCDTATVTVLIESVVVNQILTPNGNSKNEFLFIRGLDNVKTSTLRIFNRWGVAVYEGKDYNNVNNVFDGRSRGRSTLSVNDYLPAGIYFYIFDYETDEGSFTDSEYIYISR from the coding sequence ATGGAAAAAATTACTTTCTTAAATCTTAAGAAAAAGGTTTTATACAGTCTTTTTTTAATTACTGGACTTGCACTTTATATAACAATCACGTCGTTTACTGCCATTCCAGACAACATAGCTGTCGAAGAATCTAAAAAGAAAGACACGGATGGCGATGGTGTTCCGGATGATAAGGACATTGATATTGATGGTGATGGTATTCTTAATACTGTTGAAGACAAGAATGAAGATGGGGACAACTGTTATTGGACCAACCCTACAGATACGGACGGCGATGGGGTTCCAGATTATTTGGATATAGATTCAGATAATGATGGAATTCTAGATAATGTTGAAGCTCAAACTACCAAGGGTTTTCAAGCAGCAAGTGGAATGGATAAGGACAAAAATGGCTTGGACGATAGTTACGAGAGTTGTCCAGGTGCCGGGGAAGGAATCATGCCTATTGATACAGATGCAGATTACATTCCCGATTATTTGGATATAGATTCTGACAATGATGGGATTTTAGATAATGTAGAAGCGCAAACTACTGTAGATTATCTAGCACCTTGCGGAGTGGATAAAGATAAAAACGGTTTAGATGATCATTATGAAAGCTGCCCTGGTGGTGGAGAAGGAATAACCCCTATAGATACTGATAGCGACCATCATCCAGACTTCCGTGATATAGACTCGGATAATGATGGAATAATTGATAATGTGGAAGCACAAGACCCTGACCATTTTCAAGCACCTTGTGGAATGGACAAGGATAAAAACGGTTTGGATGATCATTATGAATCCTATCCAGGTGGTGGAGAAGGAATAACTCCAATCAATAGTGATAATGACCCTTTACCAAATTTCAGGGATATCGATAGCGATGATGATGGTATTCCAGATAATGTTGAAGGACAGTCTACAGCTGGTTACATTCCTCCAAGTGGAAAAGATGACGATAAAGATGGTTTGGATAATGCTTATGAAGGAAGTGGTGATGAAGGAATAAATCCCGAGAACACGGATGGCGAGGACAAGCCGGACTACCTAGACGATGACAGCGACAATGACTTGGTCCCCGACAATAACGAGGGGAACGACTTTAACTTCGACGGAATCCCCGATCAGACCTACACGGGAGTCGATACGGACAACGACGGCCTTGACGACGGATACGAAGGCAGCGATGTGAATGACGGCTATGATGTCAACGACGAGATTGACGACCCTGCGAACGACCTTCCGGACACTGACGGAACAGAAGACGTGAACTACCGCGATTTTGATGATGACGGCGATGGCATCGACACACCGGACGAGGATGTTGACGGCGATGGCGACCCGACGAACGACGATACGGACGGTGATGGTACGCCGGACTACCTAGATCCAAATGGCGATGGGACGGATACGGACGGAGACGGCGTACCCGATGTAGTGGATTTGGACGATGACAACGACGGTATATTGGACAGTGTGGAAGATCCCAATCTGGATAACGACAACGACCCTTTGACGAACCCGCTGGACAGTGATGGTGATGGCCGTCCCGATCACTTGGACATCGACAGCGACGATGATGGTATCCCCGACAATGTTGAGGCACAGCCTACCAACGGTTATATTCCGCCGAACGATGACGATGCAGCTACGTACGCTGCCAACCAGGGTGTGAACAGTGCCTATATCGGCGGTCTTACGCCCGAGAACACAGACGGTGATGATGAGCCGGACTACCTAGACGACGATAGCGATAATGATTTGGTGATGGACAACAATGAGGGGAACGACTTCAACTTCGACGGAATCCCTGACCAGACCTACACTGGAGTCGACACGGACAACGACGGCCTTGACGATGGGTACGAGGGCAGCGATGTGAATGATGGCTACGATGTGAACGACGAAATCGACGACCCTGCTAACGACCTTCCTGATACCGATGGAACGGAGGATGTGAACTACCGCGATTTTGATGATGACGGCGATGGTATCGATACGCCAGACGAGGACGTTGACGGCGATGGCGACCCGACGAACGACGATACCGATGGCGACGGTACACCAGACTACCTTGACCCGAACGGCGATGGAACGGATACCGATGGTGATGGTGTTCCCGATGTGGTCGATCTTGACGATGACAATGATGGTATATTGGACAGTGTAGAAGACCCCAATCTGGATAACGACAATGACCCATTGACGAATCCGTTGGACAGTGACGGTGATGGCCGTCCCGACCACTTGGACATCGACAGTGATAATGATGGTATCCCTGACAATGTAGAAGCACAGTCCACTGAGGGCTACATTGCTCCGAATGATGACGATGCAGCTATGTACTTAGCGAATCAAGGCGTGAACAGTGCCTATATCGGCGGTCTTACACCCGTGAACACGGACGGCGAGGACGAACCCGATTATCTTGATGATGACAGTGACAACGACTTGGTTCCAGACAACAATGAAGGGAACGACTTCAACTTCGACGGAATCCCAGACCAGACCTATACGGGAGTCGACACGGACAATGATGGTCTTGACGATGGTTACGAAGGCAGCGATGTGAACGATGGCTATGATGTCAACGACGAGATTGACGACCCTGCTAACGACCTTCCCGACACCGATGGAACGGAGGACGTAAACTACCGGGACTTCGACGATGACGGCGACGGTATCGATACGCCGGATGAGGACGTTAACGGCGATGGCGACCCGACAAACGACGATACGGACGGTGATGGCACACCGGACTACCTTGATCCTATAGGGAATGTCATAGATGCTGTAGATGATATGTATACCTCTACCAGTTCAGGTGGGGTAATTTCAGATAGCAACATACTATTAAATGATACTTTGAATGGTGAATCAATTACACTATTGGATGTGATTTTAACTTCAAACGCAACAAACGAACTTACAATTAATGAGGACGGAAGTATACGTGTGGTTCCTGGAACGCCAGATGGAAGCTATACCATTGATTACACGATTTGTGAGGCTGATAATCCGGATAATTGCGATACTGCTACAGTCACGGTGCTAATAGAAAGCGTTGTGGTTAATCAAATTCTGACACCTAATGGAAATTCCAAAAATGAATTTCTTTTTATAAGAGGACTTGATAACGTTAAAACCAGTACGCTTAGAATTTTTAACAGATGGGGTGTTGCGGTATACGAAGGAAAGGATTACAATAATGTAAACAATGTTTTTGATGGTCGTTCAAGAGGAAGGTCAACCTTGAGTGTCAATGATTATCTCCCCGCGGGTATATATTTTTATATATTTGACTACGAAACCGATGAGGGAAGTTTTACAGATTCAGAATATATATACATAAGTAGATAA
- a CDS encoding peptide chain release factor 3, with protein sequence MDFVKEISRRRTFGIISHPDAGKTTLTEKLLLFGGAIQEAGAVKNNKIKKSATSDFMEIERQRGISVATSVLAFIYNDKKINILDTPGHKDFAEDTFRTLTAVDSVIVVIDVAKGVEEQTEKLVEVCRMRNIPMIVFINKLDREGKDAFDLLDEVEQKLGLSVTPLSFPIGMGYDFKGIYNIYEKNINLFSGNSKKNIEETIAFTDIESTELENIIGESAAQELRDNLELVDGVYPKFDKDSYLKGEQQPVFFGSALNNFGVRELLDCFVEIAPDPRPKMSEERLVDSNEKDFSGFVFKIHANMDPKHRDRLAFVKIVSGTFERNKPYLHVRHGKKLKFSSPNAFFAEKKEIVDISYPGDIVGLHDTGNFKIGDTLTSGEQLNYKGIPSFSPEHFRYINNADPMKAKQLYKGIDQLMDEGVAQLFTLELNGRKVIGTVGALQYEVIQYRLEHEYGAKCTYENFPVHKACWVEAENPSNDEFKEFKRVKQKFLATDKQGQLVFLADSQFSLQMTQQKYPTVKLHFTSEFA encoded by the coding sequence ATGGATTTTGTTAAGGAAATTTCAAGGCGTAGGACTTTTGGTATTATCTCCCACCCAGATGCGGGTAAGACAACACTGACTGAAAAACTACTTTTGTTCGGTGGTGCAATTCAAGAAGCTGGAGCTGTGAAAAATAATAAAATAAAAAAATCCGCAACCAGTGATTTTATGGAAATAGAACGCCAACGTGGTATTTCCGTAGCTACATCCGTCTTGGCCTTTATTTATAATGATAAGAAAATCAATATATTAGATACGCCCGGCCACAAAGATTTTGCTGAAGATACTTTTAGAACGTTGACCGCCGTTGATAGCGTTATCGTAGTTATCGATGTTGCTAAAGGTGTTGAGGAACAGACCGAAAAATTGGTTGAAGTCTGTAGAATGCGAAACATTCCAATGATAGTTTTCATCAATAAGTTGGATCGAGAAGGAAAAGATGCCTTTGATTTATTGGACGAAGTAGAGCAAAAATTGGGTCTCTCAGTCACTCCACTCAGCTTTCCTATTGGTATGGGATATGATTTTAAGGGTATCTATAATATTTATGAAAAGAACATCAACTTGTTCAGTGGCAATAGCAAGAAAAATATAGAAGAAACCATTGCTTTTACAGACATTGAGAGTACTGAACTTGAAAATATTATTGGCGAATCGGCAGCTCAAGAACTCAGAGATAATCTAGAATTAGTGGATGGGGTGTATCCTAAATTTGATAAAGATTCCTATTTAAAGGGAGAGCAACAACCTGTTTTTTTTGGTTCTGCACTTAATAATTTTGGTGTAAGGGAATTACTTGACTGCTTTGTGGAAATTGCGCCTGACCCCAGACCAAAAATGTCCGAAGAACGCTTAGTAGATTCAAATGAAAAGGATTTTTCTGGATTTGTTTTCAAAATCCATGCGAATATGGATCCCAAACATCGTGATAGACTGGCGTTTGTAAAAATAGTATCTGGTACTTTTGAACGCAACAAACCTTATTTGCATGTGAGACATGGCAAAAAATTAAAGTTTTCCAGTCCTAATGCGTTTTTTGCAGAGAAGAAAGAAATCGTAGATATTTCTTATCCCGGGGATATTGTTGGCCTTCATGATACGGGAAATTTTAAAATTGGTGACACGCTTACCAGTGGGGAACAATTGAACTACAAAGGCATTCCCAGTTTCTCTCCGGAACATTTTAGATATATCAATAATGCGGACCCTATGAAAGCCAAGCAGTTGTACAAAGGAATCGACCAACTTATGGACGAAGGTGTAGCTCAGCTTTTTACATTAGAGTTGAACGGTAGGAAAGTAATCGGTACCGTAGGTGCACTGCAATATGAAGTTATTCAATACCGGTTGGAACACGAGTACGGTGCCAAATGTACCTATGAAAATTTCCCCGTACACAAAGCATGCTGGGTCGAGGCTGAGAACCCTTCCAATGATGAGTTTAAGGAATTTAAAAGAGTAAAACAGAAGTTTCTGGCAACAGACAAACAGGGGCAATTAGTTTTTTTAGCTGATTCTCAATTTTCATTGCAAATGACACAACAAAAATATCCTACGGTGAAGCTTCATTTTACTTCGGAGTTCGCGTAA
- a CDS encoding DUF3467 domain-containing protein: protein MADKNQNQKQINIELDEKTAEGIYSNLAIINHSVSEFVVDFISMMPGAPKAKVKSRIVLTPQHAKKFLKALNDNVTRFEKAHGTIKDYEQPPIPLNFGPTGEA, encoded by the coding sequence ATGGCTGATAAAAATCAAAACCAGAAACAGATAAATATAGAATTGGATGAAAAAACTGCAGAAGGAATATATTCTAATCTTGCAATCATCAATCATTCAGTATCGGAATTTGTAGTGGATTTTATAAGTATGATGCCCGGGGCTCCAAAGGCAAAGGTTAAAAGTAGAATTGTACTAACGCCGCAGCATGCCAAGAAATTCTTGAAGGCATTAAACGATAATGTGACTAGATTTGAGAAAGCCCATGGCACCATAAAGGATTATGAACAACCTCCTATTCCTTTAAATTTTGGACCTACAGGAGAAGCATAA